Proteins encoded by one window of Shewanella avicenniae:
- a CDS encoding FecCD family ABC transporter permease: MNRIFSRFNGQLAALVLLLGAMLLFALSLGNYPITIMEICRFVGSHLGLATLPEDRQSILSNILLDVRLPRVIGAILVGMALSGSGAAFQAVFRNPLVSPGMLGVLAGASFGATLGMLFHGNWLTIQLMAFAFGLLAVGIGVAIGLIFGGGSMITLLLGGIISSALFSALLSLVKFAADPQDELPSIVYWLMGSLGMSGLSDVLWLLPPMLVAVLVLWAFGRSLDAMSMGDEEARALGVPVNVVRYGVIVAATMASALSVSIAGMVGWVGLIAPHIARMLVGPENSRLMPVSIMLGAIFLLLADCLGRGFSVVEIPIGIVTECLGLPLFLLVLHRARRGWN; encoded by the coding sequence ATGAACCGTATTTTTTCACGCTTTAACGGGCAATTAGCGGCGCTGGTATTGTTGCTAGGGGCGATGCTGTTATTTGCTCTGTCGTTAGGAAATTATCCCATCACTATCATGGAGATCTGCCGTTTCGTTGGCAGTCATTTGGGATTGGCAACGCTGCCAGAAGATCGTCAAAGCATTTTATCGAACATTTTGCTGGATGTGCGTTTGCCGCGGGTGATTGGCGCGATTCTGGTCGGCATGGCGCTCTCAGGTTCCGGCGCCGCCTTTCAAGCGGTATTTCGTAATCCATTAGTGTCACCCGGCATGCTCGGTGTGCTGGCGGGTGCCTCCTTTGGGGCAACGCTTGGCATGTTGTTTCACGGTAACTGGCTAACGATTCAGCTGATGGCGTTTGCCTTTGGCTTGCTGGCGGTGGGTATTGGCGTGGCGATCGGCTTGATCTTTGGTGGTGGTTCGATGATCACCTTGCTGCTCGGCGGCATTATCAGCAGTGCGCTGTTTAGTGCGTTGTTATCGCTGGTGAAGTTTGCTGCTGATCCACAAGATGAGTTGCCCTCGATTGTGTATTGGTTGATGGGCAGCCTCGGCATGTCGGGTTTGTCGGACGTGTTATGGCTACTGCCGCCAATGTTAGTGGCGGTGCTGGTGTTGTGGGCGTTTGGCCGCTCGTTAGATGCGATGTCGATGGGCGATGAAGAAGCGCGCGCACTGGGTGTGCCAGTTAATGTGGTGCGTTACGGCGTGATTGTGGCGGCAACCATGGCGTCGGCGCTGTCGGTATCGATTGCTGGCATGGTCGGCTGGGTGGGCTTAATCGCACCACATATTGCTCGCATGTTGGTCGGGCCGGAAAACAGCCGCTTGATGCCCGTCAGTATTATGCTCGGCGCGATCTTTTTGCTGCTGGCAGATTGTTTAGGTCGTGGTTTTAGTGTGGTGGAAATCCCGATCGGCATCGTCACTGAATGCCTTGGTTTACCGCTATTTTTGCTGGTGCTACATCGCGCTCGCCGCGGCTGGAATTAA
- a CDS encoding ABC transporter ATP-binding protein, producing MESKANAVLLQAQQLTYGYGKQQVLNGVSLDIRAGEVLALLGPNGTGKSTLLKLLLGLYPPASGEVTLADKPLTQMTRREIAGHIAYVPQHHISPFPYTVRQVVSMGRYHSGGVFGRMSERDGELVAKVLIRLKIEHLAERRYTEISGGEQQLALVCRALVQGAKILMLDEPASALDFGHQARLLAQLRQLAEDGYAVVMTTHHPHHARMIAHRAVMLKSGLVMANGAPAEILTPAAIQQLYDLSAQELAAFTRGVA from the coding sequence ATGGAATCAAAAGCAAATGCGGTGTTACTACAAGCACAGCAACTGACCTATGGCTATGGCAAACAGCAGGTGCTCAACGGCGTAAGTTTGGATATTCGCGCCGGTGAAGTGTTGGCGCTGCTTGGCCCTAACGGTACCGGTAAAAGTACCCTGCTAAAGTTGCTGCTTGGGCTGTATCCGCCGGCCAGCGGTGAGGTGACGCTGGCCGATAAACCGCTGACGCAGATGACCCGCCGCGAAATCGCCGGTCATATCGCTTATGTGCCACAACATCATATCAGCCCATTTCCCTATACCGTGCGCCAAGTGGTGTCTATGGGGCGCTATCACTCCGGCGGCGTGTTTGGCCGCATGAGTGAGCGCGACGGTGAGTTGGTCGCCAAGGTGCTGATACGATTGAAGATCGAGCATCTTGCCGAACGGCGTTATACCGAAATCTCTGGTGGTGAGCAGCAATTGGCATTAGTGTGCCGCGCGCTCGTGCAGGGCGCCAAAATCCTAATGTTGGATGAACCCGCATCGGCGTTAGATTTTGGTCACCAAGCGCGCCTTTTGGCGCAGTTACGGCAACTGGCAGAAGACGGTTACGCAGTGGTGATGACCACCCATCATCCACACCATGCACGGATGATCGCTCATCGGGCAGTGATGCTCAAATCAGGCTTAGTGATGGCCAACGGTGCCCCCGCAGAGATTCTCACTCCTGCAGCAATCCAACAGCTTTATGACTTATCGGCGCAAGAATTAGCCGCATTTACGCGAGGAGTTGCCTAA
- a CDS encoding ABC transporter substrate-binding protein, producing the protein MTIKHHLFSRAIAAVLMLLPALALAADTRTIYYDGKTVVLPQTIERVATSWESQNSVLAMLGFGDKIVATTHYARSTPAFQKFIPTIKDTELSTMASSGDVNVEQLMRLHPDLMLVAEGFPNTKKIQLEAAGIAVVEFTSDSFEALLHRVSVVGEMLGPDAAKRAIAYRDYFAWNKQRVAERLANLPADKRARVYVASGTPLTTSGRPSLNQDWMDAAGAINVAEHWQLASVMPNDTNVNIESVLAANPDVIIAMRKRDVDAIKKDPRWRTVKAVKNNRIYANPRGLFWWSRNTSEEALQFLWLATKLYPEQFKDIDIKQETHDFYQKFYNIDLSADDVNAFLNQLPLKPV; encoded by the coding sequence ATGACAATCAAACATCATTTATTCTCTCGCGCTATAGCGGCAGTGCTGATGCTGTTGCCCGCGCTGGCGTTGGCGGCCGATACTCGCACCATTTATTACGATGGTAAAACGGTCGTGCTGCCACAAACCATTGAACGGGTGGCGACCAGTTGGGAATCGCAAAATTCCGTGTTAGCGATGCTAGGCTTTGGTGACAAAATTGTCGCCACAACCCATTACGCGCGCAGCACCCCTGCGTTTCAAAAATTTATCCCCACCATCAAAGATACTGAACTGTCGACCATGGCGAGTTCCGGTGATGTGAATGTCGAGCAGTTGATGCGTCTGCATCCTGACTTGATGCTCGTTGCCGAAGGCTTTCCAAACACCAAAAAGATTCAGCTTGAAGCGGCTGGCATTGCCGTGGTGGAGTTTACCTCGGATTCGTTTGAGGCCTTGCTCCACCGTGTCAGCGTCGTGGGCGAAATGCTCGGCCCTGACGCCGCCAAACGCGCGATTGCCTATCGCGATTATTTTGCGTGGAACAAACAACGGGTGGCGGAGCGATTGGCCAACTTGCCCGCAGATAAGCGTGCGCGTGTCTATGTTGCCTCAGGTACGCCGCTGACCACGTCTGGTCGGCCATCGCTGAACCAAGATTGGATGGATGCTGCTGGGGCGATTAACGTTGCTGAGCATTGGCAATTGGCATCGGTGATGCCGAACGATACCAATGTGAATATTGAGTCAGTATTGGCCGCCAATCCCGATGTGATTATCGCCATGCGCAAACGCGATGTGGATGCCATCAAAAAAGATCCGCGCTGGCGCACCGTAAAAGCGGTGAAGAACAATCGCATCTATGCCAATCCACGCGGGCTGTTTTGGTGGAGCCGCAATACCTCAGAAGAGGCGCTGCAATTTTTGTGGTTGGCGACCAAGCTTTATCCTGAGCAGTTTAAAGATATCGATATTAAGCAAGAAACCCATGATTTCTATCAGAAGTTTTACAATATCGATTTGTCAGCTGATGACGTGAATGCCTTTCTCAATCAGCTACCGCTGAAGCCGGTGTAG
- a CDS encoding TonB-dependent receptor, giving the protein MLKSKKFILNTVTLAVAAALSHSVIAEEATTASTADKAKTEVIVVRGDKYNKDGFRPKTVDLGLLGSRSIQDTPYAISVFNRELMDNVNATNLNDILKYMPSTQMEARGGTDVGRPQSRGMQGSVVDNNHLDGMNVVATTAQPLELLERVEVIQGLTGAIYGPASPAGNFNYVFKRPTENYFTSVTAGMTENGAWLLHTDTSGSPNEYFGYRINLLQEEGESYVSNSHLNRKAVGLAFDINPDDYTTIQLNGSYYKFDKFGEAGGFSYGSSIGLPAALDASKKGYGQPYSGSGLETTTGSIKVIRTLGEDWKLTAGILHQDAKRTLNGVSNVINADDTFTQRMSSTGAAGKFTVTSNMANLVGQVYTGDVRHDLVFGTAGYSWNMYTASRRATATLGTSPLDAPQAYDAPDLNLHVPMYHSGNTSVQSGIIGDTITWNEHWSTLLVGSYSDFDVENYNANGDTTGNYSKDGVSSTISMIYKPVENITTYVTYADTLEAGGSASTNAQNAGTSLDPVRSYQNEIGIKTSVGEFDINAALFRVKRPMAYEGGDGYYRQQGMQNNKGAELTVNGYLFEDFKIFSGVTYLDAVLEDAFDPATANKLVVGVPKWQGNLLMEYTVAAVAGLSFTGNVHYSGKRAANNINTSWASSYTTVDLGMKYVMPKEVINDAVIQLHVTNLFDRQYWAAIFPGNIYGSLGASNTAFLAEPRQLKLTATVKF; this is encoded by the coding sequence TGGGGTTGTTAGGCAGCCGCTCTATTCAAGATACGCCTTATGCCATTAGTGTGTTTAACCGCGAATTGATGGACAACGTCAACGCCACCAACTTGAATGACATCCTCAAATACATGCCATCGACCCAAATGGAAGCGCGCGGGGGCACTGATGTTGGTCGTCCACAAAGCCGGGGGATGCAAGGCAGCGTAGTCGACAACAACCACTTAGACGGTATGAATGTTGTGGCTACGACAGCACAACCGCTGGAGTTGCTGGAACGAGTGGAAGTCATTCAAGGGTTAACGGGGGCAATCTATGGCCCAGCCTCACCAGCCGGTAACTTTAACTATGTGTTCAAACGCCCAACCGAAAACTACTTCACCAGCGTGACCGCGGGTATGACCGAAAATGGCGCCTGGTTGTTGCACACCGATACCAGTGGCAGCCCGAACGAGTACTTTGGCTACCGTATTAACTTGCTGCAGGAAGAGGGTGAAAGCTACGTGAGTAACTCACACCTAAATCGCAAAGCTGTTGGTTTAGCGTTTGATATCAACCCTGATGACTACACCACTATTCAGCTAAACGGCAGCTATTACAAATTTGATAAATTCGGTGAAGCGGGCGGCTTCTCTTATGGGAGCAGCATCGGGTTACCTGCGGCGTTAGATGCCAGTAAAAAAGGTTATGGTCAGCCATATAGTGGTAGTGGCTTGGAAACCACCACCGGCAGTATCAAGGTGATTCGCACTCTGGGTGAAGATTGGAAATTAACCGCCGGGATCCTGCATCAAGATGCAAAACGTACCCTTAACGGCGTGAGCAATGTGATCAACGCTGATGATACCTTTACCCAACGGATGTCGAGCACCGGTGCTGCAGGCAAGTTTACCGTAACCAGTAACATGGCTAACTTGGTGGGTCAGGTATACACCGGCGATGTGCGCCATGATCTGGTGTTTGGCACTGCCGGGTATAGTTGGAACATGTACACCGCCAGCCGCCGTGCTACGGCAACATTGGGGACTAGCCCATTGGATGCACCACAAGCCTACGATGCGCCAGATCTGAATTTACATGTGCCTATGTATCATTCAGGCAACACCAGCGTTCAAAGCGGCATTATTGGTGACACCATCACCTGGAATGAACATTGGTCTACCCTGTTAGTCGGCAGCTACAGCGATTTTGACGTGGAAAACTACAATGCCAACGGCGATACCACAGGTAATTACAGCAAAGACGGCGTGAGTTCGACTATCTCGATGATCTACAAGCCTGTTGAGAATATCACCACCTATGTGACCTACGCCGATACCTTAGAAGCGGGCGGTAGTGCTTCTACAAACGCGCAAAATGCGGGGACTAGCTTAGATCCTGTACGCAGCTACCAAAATGAAATTGGTATCAAAACCAGTGTCGGCGAATTTGATATTAATGCCGCCTTGTTCCGCGTTAAACGTCCAATGGCCTATGAAGGCGGTGATGGCTATTACCGTCAACAAGGGATGCAAAACAACAAAGGTGCTGAGCTGACCGTTAACGGCTACCTGTTTGAAGACTTCAAGATTTTCAGTGGTGTCACTTATTTGGATGCCGTTTTGGAAGACGCTTTCGATCCTGCAACAGCGAACAAATTGGTGGTGGGCGTACCTAAGTGGCAAGGCAACTTGTTGATGGAATACACGGTTGCAGCGGTAGCGGGTCTATCATTTACTGGTAACGTGCATTACAGCGGTAAGCGTGCGGCAAACAACATTAATACCTCTTGGGCCAGTTCATACACCACAGTGGATTTGGGCATGAAATATGTGATGCCAAAAGAGGTCATCAACGACGCAGTAATTCAATTGCACGTGACCAACCTGTTTGATCGTCAATATTGGGCGGCCATCTTCCCTGGCAATATTTACGGCAGCTTGGGCGCCAGCAACACCGCGTTCCTCGCTGAACCACGTCAGTTGAAGCTGACGGCTACCGTGAAATTCTAA